A part of uncultured Fibrobacter sp. genomic DNA contains:
- the greA gene encoding transcription elongation factor GreA — MAKTPCTKETYDKMVERYTFLKKVERPRVVDEMEEARKQGDLSENAEYHAAKEMLAHIDLELPKLEDQISNAIIVEFDANSDTVRFGATVTAKNLATKKEVVYQLVSPEGVDPMNGKISFKSPMGSAFMGKKKGEIVEVVTPKGKNRFEIVDFK; from the coding sequence ATGGCTAAAACACCCTGTACTAAAGAAACTTACGATAAGATGGTTGAACGTTACACCTTCCTCAAGAAGGTCGAACGTCCCCGTGTTGTAGATGAAATGGAAGAAGCCCGCAAGCAAGGCGACCTGAGCGAAAACGCCGAATACCACGCCGCCAAGGAAATGCTGGCTCATATTGACCTGGAACTTCCCAAACTGGAAGACCAGATTTCCAATGCAATCATCGTTGAATTTGACGCTAACTCCGACACCGTCCGCTTCGGCGCCACCGTCACCGCTAAAAACCTCGCTACCAAGAAGGAAGTGGTCTATCAGCTGGTGAGCCCCGAAGGCGTTGATCCGATGAACGGTAAAATCAGCTTCAAGAGCCCCATGGGTTCCGCTTTCATGGGCAAAAAGAAGGGTGAAATCGTCGAAGTCGTCACCCCCAAGGGCAAGAACCGCTTCGAAATCGTCGACTTCAAGTAA